The DNA region GGTAGGACCTCGCTTACTACTGTATCTGTGAggtaataccaaagaggatcaactattatagagagttactctcaagtaaaatatgtaatcacagggcatagactgccatctctcgacacaagcttaaaacttttaaacctcagatttgacaatttggcccatattcttagcttgatatgtgttaaaatgtcaaatattaatattagcgccatctagccgagcgtctcccaaagatgtaacgccatctaggccaccgtaccttttcctatatggttctgaggtacgtttttttcttagactgtaacTGTCTATActgagttacatatgtctttggtaatactAGTTATTCTactcgtgcatagatctttaaaatcTTACATAAAAGTCGGCATAAACCCCAAAACCAGTCCCCGtcggcttcccgcgcacgcgcgcagtaacgaaaaaattgaaaacgcattgtttggctatgtaaccatggcaacgcattgttataacgttaTTGCGCGCGTGCGCAGGAAGCCGGCGGGGATGGCATTGGGCAGCTGGCTCgagcgctggcagtgcaaaccgccgcgtcaaaatacaggaaacagcgtgaattcacgaaagttattctagaaaactattaaaaacgaaGTGTATGGTCGtagtaaaagtattgtatgcaacggagTAAATCGGCcactttttttcaaagttgccttcccccccccccttaccaactttttttggatttggaaatgtttgtgtggtttccactcagaatcgcgagctctttcaattctaataggagaaaaaagagTCCCGAGGTtttttttccccattccgttaccatttttcatacattttttttatggcggtaacgaaatggaatgtttgaaaaatgtatggaaaccttgggacattttgtttctcctatcaggactgaaatacctcgcgattctgagtaggaatcgcgtaaaaaacctATGTTACAAAAGagtagggtggacaactttgaaaataaatagtaaataataataataaatattggggacaacttacacagatcaacatagccccaaactaagcatggcttgtactatgggtgctaagcgacgatatacatacttaaatagataaatacatacttatatacatagaaaacatccatgacccaggaacaaatatctgtgctcatcacacaaataaatgcccttaccgggattcgaacccaggaccgcggcttagcaggcagggtagtGACCCTGACACGTACGACGACGagctaccgactgagccagactggtcgtcaaaatAACAATATACTCTTTTTTTCTttgggcagtcgtgtaaaaatGGCCTAAATAACTCACCTATAGACAGGTCGTCAACAGTCCAGACTTTCAGACAGCTGGCGAGACTTGGCAGCGCCACTGGTAAGAGCTCACACAACGTCGCGTAGTGGTCGAACCTGGAACCGATGGTGGATATTCCTGGATTTGAATAAACAGTAAATGGTGGTTGGTGTTTGACTGACAGATAATGATGGCATTGGTGGCTCCAAACACTTGGTGTTTGCTACAAACACTTGGTGTTTGCTACAAACACTTGGTGTTTGCTACAAACGCTTGGTGTTTGGTACAAACACGTGATGTTTGCTACAAACACTAAAAAACACTGAACACACACTTGGTGAATCTGCCAATTGGTCTAACACCTACGCCCGTGTTTATTTGGTGATATTTGCAGTTGTTTGCCAAGCGCAAGGAGAGGAGACTTGGTCCGTTTTcactttatccgatccgatatcggatgtcggaaggatttcaatggaaaaatccaagatggcagtTTGCCCGAAACCGTAATCAGTGCACCTACAGTGAACTCTTTTAAAAACAGACTagacaaatatttattgaatggacaaaacacaagtgcatcaggacattgacgtgcacgtatcagctttaagctgcctgtgcattagcaaataataataatggcgcctttaatgtatgggatatcggtctgacatccgatatcggatcggataacgtgaatACGTAGGTACATAAGCTAaatatggcgcagtcggtaggatatgAACTTAGGTTGCCAAAGCGGATATTGGCAGTAATACTAAGATTTTTGTCCTAACCAAGACAAACAATAAATAGTTACAAGTAGGTTAGCAGTAGCTGCGTAGGACTTTAGAAAAACAATAAGTTTTGCCGCAAAACACTGATATTTTAGAATACGTTTCTCGATAGCATAAACACATGGTCGAGTTTATGAATGGGATAATAACCACGAtacaaaattctaattttgagAATCCCCCGACATAGCGGACCAATTGTCATCTAACATGGCTCAAAATATTctagactaagggccagttgcatcaaccacatttgacagacacatcatcgtcacacagcagacgtctatggaacttcccattcaataaaatttaacgaacgctttaacggtaacagacggtttgatgcaaccggctctaattctgctttcaaacaaaaaaaaagaaatctaaatcgatcCATCTACGATGCcagagacacgtcaaacttacaacaccccgtcgttttgcgtcgggggttaaaaatggaacaACATAATAAGACTCACCTCGACCAGCCAGTGAGAATGAAACAACATGATAAGACACCTCGACCAGCCAGTGAGAATGAAACAACATGATAAGACTCACCTCGACCAGCCAGTGAGAATGAAACAACATGATAAGACACCTCGACCAGCCAGTGAGAATGAAACAACATGATAAGACTCACCTCGACCAGCCAGTGAGAATGAAACAACATGATAAGACTCACCTCGACCAGCCAGTGAGAATGGAACAACATAATAAGACTCACCTCGACCAGCCAGTGAGAATAACTCCCGCGAAACTGATGCTGTGcccatatttcttgacctctaGCCTCCACGCTTCTTGATTGCTGACGTACCTTCTAACTGGGGACAGTAtctgtaacatttttttttttattattgggggacaccttacacagatcaacttagcctcaaactaagcaaagcttgatgggtgctaagcgacgatatacatacttaaatagataaatacatactatatacgtagaaaacatccacgactcaggtacaaatatctatgctaatcacacaaattaatgctcttaccggaattcgaacccaggaccgcggcttaacaggcagggtcagtaccgactgagccagaccggtcgttaaaatTGTCCAAATTAAATCAGAAATTTTCCTGTCGAGTGGtagaatttcattttaaattatgatttagAATGTCATGATAATATATTTGATGGTGACCATAAGGATTTTTTATCCTGTTGgattttttacaatttgtataTTAATTACTTTGCAAAGTGAACGCGCTGGTgtgttaaaaaatgtgattaatTAGCACAAATGCTGGTAGCTCTCCCACAGTGCCGGGTCTAGGTGGAAGTGCTCAAGGGCGTTGTATTGCCAGACCACTGGCTGCACTAACTATACTCatacgcaacggagccacgctgttacgtcgtcgcccaaatctaatgtttaatttgtttattttttgtatgtcttttgtattttttttgtaagtcttgttttgtattttgtagtttcacagtgccttggtgtaaactgtaatgctgtgttactttttgattaaataaataaatataattacttaatattataaatgggaaagtgtgtgtatctgtttgtttgtccatctttcacagcaaaatggagcaacaaattgacgtgattttttaagtggagatagttgaagggatggagagtgacattggctactatttgtctctttctaactcctgAAATGCGGGGATAGATGcatggaagtttgtatagacCAATCCGCAATTTCAGAATTTAACTCGAGCGGATCCGCAGGCAAAAGCCTTAAGTAAATCTTATTTATAGACCACCTGGCAGCTTCCGTTGGCTCCTTTAAACGCGGAGCCGGCCCACAGCCGCGGGAACACTTGCCGGTAGCGCTCCCACAGTGCCGGGTCTAGGTGGAAGTGCTCCAGAGCGTTGTATTGCCAGACCACTGGCTGCACCAGCTCTCCTAGCTGATATGctggaaaaaaaaacaatcttaacctttcgtctgtgtttgataagggtCCATACATaaggcgttggactttaaaaatgtatgtcaaagttaattattttatgacaattttgTGACAGACACAGACGACGAGTTAAGGCTGGCCGTACActaggctcgccgagtcgaatctcattaatacGCTTTATGCATTTACTATGAGACCCTCAGTTTTGActcttttgaacctcagttttgacaatttagcccatattcttaacatCTTAGGCGAGAATCGACCAAAGGTCGTCATCTAAGCGACCGTATTTTCTCTTGATGATTGTGGATGTggatggagcgacgaattttttaggtggagatacaagggatggagagtgacatagactactttttgtctctttctaacgcgagcgaagccgcgggcaaaagctagtacctaatagttatgacttatatacataatagttatgacttatgactttgTATCAGTAGTATGTCCAAAAAAACTGGACATCCACGACAAAGATGGGCGGATGACATCACTAAGCTTACCGGCAAAAACTGGCTAACAATGGCCAAGGATAAAACGAGGTGGAAGGtgctggaggaggcctatacTCTACAAAAGGGGTccctataattttatttcattttaaaataagtatttatgtaACTAGGATAAGTTTAAAGGAATAATAAAGgctttattctctttattcattttaattcttaggctaggttttataatatgattataaaagtaaaatacaaaaccacatacaaaacaatacaaaatatataaacacattacaaaaaacctaacctagggtgccgccagcagcggggcagggcccaagctgatAAAGGACTAATAaaggctttattattattattatcaatagtatgtatcatcatcatcatcatcatttcagccattaatcgcccactgctgagcataggcctcccttcgtgtacgccactcatCCCGGTCCTTGGCTAATCTCATTCAGgggtgccccgcagtttttcggatgtcgtccacccaacgagccaacggatgccaggcgcttcttacatccgatagcggccaccattcggtcaacattttggtccacctgccatcactctgcctggcaacacgccacgcccaattccatttgagttttgaaatgacgtcacccacgtcccgcaccttGGTGCGGCGTCGGATCTCGACATTCCTCACTCGATCTTGGAGTTTAATGCCGAGCATGGTGCGCTCCATCGCTCTCTGTGCTACCCGTATCTTATGCATAGCCTTTTTAGTGAGCGTCCATGTCTCGGCACCATATGTCATGGCGGGCAGGACACACTGGTTGAAGAGACGAGTCTTCAGGCATTGTGGAACATTATTTGACTTAAGGATGTCCGCTAGTTTGTTGAATGCCGCCCAGCCTAGCAGCCTAGCTAATAGTATTTATGCCTCTCTATAAGCGCTTACCAATCAAAGTGTCAACCTTGACAGACCGGAGCATATCGTCCCACATGAGCACAGTCAAATTCGGCCTCCGCTGCTTAAGGAACAACGCCAGTTCTCGTATGTGCTCCAAGTACAGGCTGGCTGTGCTGTGAATGTTGTTCGCAGCTCGGTTCTGACAGTCTGCACATATTCCTGTATGCCACACCTGAAAAAGAGATGCGTTTAAAAAagggccaagtgcgagttgggtTCGCCCACCGAGTGTTCCACACAATTCCAGGGtccccttgttcctcgtagataactggttttgtatgaggaaaaataatttttcttagctaactgggttatgaaataagatttttttttcttcgtagaaaaccattattttttgcagttttctacgaagaatattttttcttctttgcttacccggttatgaaatgggattttttttcctcatagataaccattattttttgcagttttcatattcgggtaagctaagaagaaaaaaatcttcgtagaaaactgcgtacaataatggttttctacgaagaaaaaaaaatcctatttcataacccagttagctaagaagaattatttttcctcatacaaaaccagttatcaaacttggttatctacgaggaacaagggaaATCATCGAtagttaacacattcactgccaaacaaaaaatggcgcactataCATACGTtagaaaccggtcgtaattgGCTAGTATGGCGACAACACGACCAGCGGGTTTTTGAGCAAAGTTCTCGAGTACCCACCAGACGGGTTCTTAGTTGTAAAATTGTTAGTCATCAACAAACAGGATCGAGTGTAGAGAATTACTTGtctcatctctcgacacaggatttGAACTTTTTAGTTTCAATTTTGCCAATTCGGATCATATTATTCGGATTATACTATTTTCACCTTAGGTGAGTTTGGTGACACTTCCAAAAATTCTGAACTACGCATACTATGTTTGCTAAATATTCtcgggatataattatatttttgagaaaataaataaaaaaatatataaaaactgtacttttttttcatatatttatcATTATCAAGATCTATGAACTAAATTTGTttagagaaaaatattatttttaaaaaccacaATGAATGACAACGGAAAATACTAGGGGTGCATGTTCCGTTACATACATTGTTTAAAAAGTACTGTCATTTTTCTCTCGTATTTGATAAAATCTATTTAATAAGCACTGATAATGcaatacatttaaaaaagtatagtttttaaatattatttttcgccaAAGTATAATAATTAGAGGCAGCTTTACCTCATCAGCCCCAATATGCAAGTACTCCGCTGTCGGCTGGGCATCAAGCGTCTGTTCCAGCATCATCTTCACCAGTTGTAGAGACTCAGGCCGGGACGGGCACAGCACGGCTGGTGAGCGAGGTAATTCACGGAGGCTGTGGTACGCTGGGTGCTTCAGGACAAACTCCATATGCCCAATGGTCTGGATCAGTTGGATctgaaaaaaacattcagttgaattgagaacctcctttttttgaagtcggttagtGATCATACTTTttgattagtattattttagGTATATTCCATGCCTTTTCTTTTTAACAAACTTAAAATTTCATGTTATAAGTAACCCAAAAGCAGGttaacaactttgaaaaatcgatCGATCGAAATTAGATCCCAGAAAAcgtgaattttcgagttttcatgcgtttttctttcgcgttagtaaacgtaaaatatggttgttaatttcgccgaccgcgcGTCGGCTCCGcatagctcagtcgtacgaggtcggtctaatgttctcAGACAGatcgcaatttttttttgtatttataagagtttttttatttaaagacatgatataataaaatagaaccgagcgaagcttgGTCGCCAGATAAATATGCAAAGCTAAGTCTGATCATGTCTCTTACATTAAGTTCTTGACAAACAGCACTACCAAAAGaatattttcataaatttaataagtaaaatctataaatagactCTTACAGGCTCCAATCCATGTTCTTGAATGAATCTCAGCAGATGCCGAACCTCCTCCATGCTGTACATGCCATCGCCCCCGCTGCCACGCACGCTGCCGATGTCTGCCAACGCTGCAGAGTAGGGAAAAGTGTCCTCCCACTCTAGAAGTATACCTGTGGCTCCCCATGACTTTACTGATAATATCACCTGGAAGAATAATAATGGTATTCAATGAAGATTACActgaataaatgtatttttgggttgtctattgtttgcccgacagtcatttaacataatattcatatgcccgaatctaacttgcgtgaatttcatttgcccgagtgatttgtttaccataataattgtatgatatactggttgtttatccgaacattaccttccataatcatacaatgccatactatttgttagccatattattaagtgcaataatatggtttaatataatattcaaacgccataagcaattattgccatattaattgttgcccatattttacctactttctgatagcagttaaattttccagggggtcacagttctaacctaacctaacctacttttcaagcagtttcattttccaaggggccacagttctaacctaacctaacctactttctgataacagtttcattttccagggggtcgcagttctaacctaacctactttctgatagcattttCAATTTCCAGggggttacagttctaacctaacctaacctacttttcaagcagtttcattttccagggggtcacagttctaacctaacctactttctgatagcagtttcttTTTCCAGggagtcacagttctaacctaacctaacctactttctgatagcagttttattttccagggtgtcacagttctaacctaacctactttctgatagcaggtTCATTATTTAGtacttctagtagtgtcgtctctgtgataattaccCATTTCAATGATTCTGCcttctgccaaatcacattatggaaattgacttttctggtcgctaatttggatgacaaatgatggtatggaatgtggtaattactgatttcgatgattctgacaaatgacattatggaaactcacttcatgggaaacaaagtttctggcacttgattaatatagtaaacaatgattatggcataagatgttataagaaacaatattatttttattgaatagggtggcaaataaaattatggcaaatgaaattctggcaaatgggggtatcccgtatTTTTGTTTCATGTTATAATAGGCAAGACCCAAAGAAATCGTGAATTCAAATGCTTAATGCTTTCCTGTAAACCTAAACATTTTGTTTAAGAAGATAATACAAAAAGATAATCTTACAGGGTTGTCTAGTGGTCTGGGTGGTCTATTTTAAGACCAATAGTAACCCTTAAAAACTTGACGTTAAAttaaagatttatttttattttagatacAATATCGCGTCTATAGGAATCAATAGGCTAAAACTACATATATGTGCAAGCTTCCAAAAAGTTGAAAAtattctaggaaaattgttcaAAACTACACAAATAAGTTTCTGGAAATATTCATGTTGTAATACTTCAATTTTAGAAATATGTCGATGTAATCAGTAGTTCAAAACACCCAAAAGAACTTTGACTGAACCATAGTATTTtttactaataatataataaataggtaACAACGATAAGGTACAGATACAGAACATACCTTCTCCAAATAATGCACTTGAAACGGTGCACCTTTTAAATCCAAATGTACTATTCTAAAACAAAAGAAGGTTTACTAAACTACTTGCTAAAACATTC from Leguminivora glycinivorella isolate SPB_JAAS2020 chromosome 14, LegGlyc_1.1, whole genome shotgun sequence includes:
- the LOC125233070 gene encoding hexosaminidase D isoform X1, whose protein sequence is MHRIVHLDLKGAPFQVHYLEKVILSVKSWGATGILLEWEDTFPYSAALADIGSVRGSGGDGMYSMEEVRHLLRFIQEHGLEPIQLIQTIGHMEFVLKHPAYHSLRELPRSPAVLCPSRPESLQLVKMMLEQTLDAQPTAEYLHIGADEVWHTGICADCQNRAANNIHSTASLYLEHIRELALFLKQRRPNLTVLMWDDMLRSVKVDTLIAYQLGELVQPVVWQYNALEHFHLDPALWERYRQVFPRLWAGSAFKGANGSCQILSPVRRYVSNQEAWRLEVKKYGHSISFAGVILTGWSRFDHYATLCELLPVALPSLASCLKVWTVDDLSIDTVVSEVLPPEQWPGSELAQCVHSFVVLRDRANSLLHGDLVKTWLNPWQVENGYINPVQVEGLAMTVQQLVLELTSLQTSLTRSLLALTGSRSGREWLGSFPAPLLRQLAELRARAAAAAAGVAAVAPRGTAGTAARD
- the LOC125233070 gene encoding hexosaminidase D isoform X2, coding for MHRIVHLDLKGAPFQVHYLEKVILSVKSWGATGILLEWEDTFPYSAALADIGSVRGSGGDGMYSMEEVRHLLRFIQEHGLEPIQLIQTIGHMEFVLKHPAYHSLRELPRSPAVLCPSRPESLQLVKMMLEQTLDAQPTAEYLHIGADEVWHTGICADCQNRAANNIHSTASLYLEHIRELALFLKQRRPNLTVLMWDDMLRSVKVDTLIAYQLGELVQPVVWQYNALEHFHLDPALWERYRQVFPRLWAGSAFKGANGSCQILSPVRRYVSNQEAWRLEVKKYGHSISFAGVILTGWSRFDHYATLCELLPVALPSLASCLKVWTVDDLSIDTVVSEVLPPEQWPGSELAQCVHSFVVLRDRANSLLHGDLVKTWLNPWQVENGYINPVQVEGLAMTVQQLKRKRCAEVKRTRNSYEIKMDHHNMI